The Desulfosporosinus sp. Sb-LF genome contains a region encoding:
- the ilvN gene encoding acetolactate synthase small subunit, whose protein sequence is MLHTLAVLVENHPGVLIRVAGLFTRRGYNIDSLTVCQTEDPELSRMTIVVAGDDQVIEQVRNQLSKLVVVHSVTDLTEESVVDRELALVRIQVSSETRSEVFQTVDVFRGRVVDMGRNDITVELTGTIKKLDAFVHAIQPYGLLELVRTGKIAILRSET, encoded by the coding sequence ATGTTGCATACTCTGGCAGTTCTTGTGGAGAATCACCCTGGTGTCTTAATCCGGGTGGCTGGATTATTTACTCGTAGAGGGTATAATATTGATAGTCTTACCGTTTGCCAAACTGAAGATCCGGAACTTTCGCGGATGACGATTGTCGTTGCTGGGGATGATCAAGTCATTGAACAAGTAAGAAATCAACTCAGTAAATTGGTGGTTGTTCACTCGGTCACGGATTTGACCGAGGAAAGTGTTGTCGATCGAGAATTGGCGTTAGTGCGAATTCAAGTGAGTTCAGAGACACGCTCAGAGGTTTTCCAAACGGTGGATGTCTTCCGGGGACGGGTTGTGGATATGGGTAGAAACGATATCACAGTTGAGTTAACGGGGACAATTAAAAAGCTTGATGCTTTTGTTCATGCAATTCAACCCTATGGCTTATTAGAATTGGTACGAACAGGAAAAATCGCCATTTTGCGCTCTGAAACTTGA
- the ilvC gene encoding ketol-acid reductoisomerase translates to MAKMYYEVDANLELLKGKVIAVMGYGSQGHAQAQNLKDSGLNVVIGLRPGSARTERAKAAGFEVMTVEEAAKRADVIQILLPDESQSKVYNEEIKQHLTSGKALVFSHGFNIHFGQIVPPSDVDVFMVAPKSPGHLVRRTYTEGAGVPALIAVHQDATGKAKELALAYAKGIGSTKAGVLETTFGEETETDLFGEQAVLCGGASELVKAGFDTLVEAGYQPEIAYFECLHELKLIVDLMYEGGMSWMRYSVSDTAQYGDMTIGKRIINQETRKEMKKVLEEIQDGRFAKAWLLENQANRPAFNAMTRNEEKHPIEKVGEQLRGMMSWLKKHE, encoded by the coding sequence ATGGCAAAAATGTATTATGAAGTAGACGCAAATCTGGAGTTATTAAAAGGAAAAGTTATCGCGGTAATGGGATATGGAAGTCAAGGGCATGCACAGGCGCAAAATTTAAAGGATTCAGGGCTTAACGTTGTAATCGGACTTCGTCCAGGGAGCGCTCGTACTGAGCGTGCAAAAGCAGCTGGCTTTGAGGTTATGACCGTTGAAGAGGCAGCTAAGCGTGCCGATGTCATTCAAATCTTGCTCCCAGATGAAAGCCAAAGTAAGGTTTATAATGAGGAAATCAAACAGCATCTGACAAGCGGAAAGGCTCTAGTGTTTTCTCATGGTTTTAACATTCACTTTGGGCAAATCGTGCCTCCAAGCGATGTCGATGTCTTCATGGTTGCACCGAAAAGTCCTGGTCACTTGGTACGTCGTACTTATACTGAAGGTGCAGGAGTGCCGGCCTTGATCGCAGTCCATCAAGATGCTACGGGAAAAGCCAAAGAATTAGCACTCGCTTATGCCAAGGGAATCGGATCAACGAAGGCTGGAGTTCTGGAAACAACCTTTGGTGAAGAGACTGAAACAGATTTGTTTGGAGAACAAGCCGTCCTTTGCGGAGGAGCTTCAGAACTCGTCAAAGCGGGATTTGACACGTTAGTAGAAGCCGGCTATCAACCTGAAATTGCCTATTTCGAATGCTTACATGAACTCAAGCTCATCGTTGATTTGATGTATGAAGGCGGCATGAGTTGGATGCGCTATTCTGTTTCCGATACTGCACAGTATGGAGATATGACCATAGGTAAACGGATTATCAACCAAGAAACCCGCAAAGAAATGAAAAAGGTTCTCGAAGAAATTCAAGACGGAAGATTTGCTAAAGCATGGTTACTGGAAAACCAAGCGAATCGTCCAGCCTTTAACGCAATGACCCGTAACGAAGAAAAACACCCTATCGAAAAGGTCGGCGAACAACTAAGAGGAATGATGAGCTGGCTGAAAAAGCACGAATAG
- the leuC gene encoding 3-isopropylmalate dehydratase large subunit produces MSMTITEKILAQHAGLDEVVPGQLITAKLDLVLANDVTGPVAIQEFAKFGTENVFDPKKVALVPDHFAPNKDILSAEQCKVMRDFARKQQIEHYFEVGRMGIEHCLLPEQGLTLPGDLIIGADSHTCTYGAVGAFATGVGSTDLAAGLATGEAWFRVPESMKFIFQGTNFQKWVGGKDLILYLIGKLGVDGARYRAMEFTGDGIAALSMDNRFTMCNMAIEAGAKNGIIAPDDKTFAYLEGRARRSYPLYYSDADAKYLEVQEINVADIPLQVSFPHSPENAKSVQEAGGIKIDQVVIGSCTNGRLEDLRIAADVLRGKKVHPEIRLLVFPGTQTILREAMREGIIDTLIEAGAAVSTPTCGPCLGGHMGILAKGERAVSTTNRNFVGRMGHVESEIYLANPAVAAASAIKGQITHPEEVS; encoded by the coding sequence ATGTCTATGACCATTACGGAAAAGATTCTGGCACAACATGCTGGACTAGATGAAGTCGTTCCTGGGCAACTGATCACTGCGAAGCTGGATCTTGTCTTAGCCAATGATGTGACAGGTCCAGTGGCAATTCAAGAATTTGCAAAGTTTGGAACTGAAAATGTGTTCGATCCCAAAAAGGTCGCCTTGGTTCCTGACCATTTTGCACCAAATAAAGATATTTTATCGGCAGAGCAATGTAAAGTAATGCGAGATTTTGCTCGGAAACAACAGATCGAACATTATTTTGAAGTAGGTCGTATGGGAATTGAACATTGCCTGCTGCCCGAACAGGGACTAACCTTGCCGGGTGATCTCATTATCGGTGCAGACTCTCACACATGCACGTACGGGGCAGTGGGTGCATTTGCAACCGGAGTGGGAAGTACGGATTTGGCAGCAGGTCTGGCAACTGGTGAAGCTTGGTTTCGCGTTCCAGAATCGATGAAATTTATCTTCCAAGGGACCAATTTCCAAAAATGGGTCGGCGGGAAAGATCTCATCCTTTATCTCATCGGGAAACTAGGGGTTGATGGAGCACGATATCGAGCGATGGAGTTCACCGGAGATGGAATAGCAGCCTTATCTATGGATAATCGGTTTACAATGTGCAATATGGCGATTGAAGCCGGTGCTAAAAACGGGATCATCGCTCCTGACGATAAGACGTTTGCTTATCTTGAAGGACGGGCACGTCGCTCATATCCCTTGTATTATAGCGATGCGGATGCTAAATATCTGGAAGTCCAAGAGATCAATGTGGCAGATATCCCTTTACAAGTGTCTTTTCCTCATTCGCCAGAAAATGCTAAGTCCGTTCAAGAAGCCGGTGGGATCAAAATTGACCAGGTTGTGATCGGGTCCTGCACAAATGGCCGTTTGGAAGATCTGCGAATCGCCGCTGACGTTTTGCGTGGTAAAAAGGTACACCCTGAAATTCGTCTTTTGGTATTCCCGGGAACCCAAACCATTCTACGGGAAGCAATGCGCGAAGGAATTATCGACACGTTGATCGAAGCCGGAGCAGCAGTAAGTACGCCAACCTGTGGACCATGTCTGGGTGGACATATGGGTATCTTGGCCAAAGGAGAGCGGGCCGTTTCTACCACAAATCGTAACTTTGTGGGACGAATGGGGCATGTAGAGAGCGAAATCTACTTAGCCAATCCGGCTGTTGCAGCGGCATCCGCGATTAAAGGTCAAATTACTCATCCAGAGGAGGTGTCTTAA
- a CDS encoding 3-isopropylmalate dehydratase small subunit: MGKAWKFGHDIDTDVILPARYLNKSTPEHLAAHCMEDAGTNFAQDVQLGDIMVGGKNFGCGSSREHAPIAIKACGIKVVIAESFARIFYRNALNIGLPIMECPEAVAGISLGDEIVVDLATGTIENQTTNTKFQARTFPPFMQDLIRAGGLIPYVEGRKKNA; the protein is encoded by the coding sequence GTGGGGAAAGCGTGGAAGTTTGGGCATGACATTGATACGGATGTCATATTGCCAGCACGTTATTTAAATAAATCGACGCCGGAACATCTTGCTGCACATTGCATGGAAGATGCTGGTACAAACTTTGCTCAGGATGTTCAGCTTGGGGACATTATGGTCGGAGGAAAGAACTTCGGTTGTGGTTCCTCGCGCGAACATGCACCGATTGCCATCAAGGCTTGTGGCATTAAAGTCGTTATTGCAGAGTCCTTTGCACGGATTTTTTATCGCAATGCCTTAAATATCGGGTTGCCGATCATGGAATGCCCTGAAGCGGTCGCTGGAATTTCGCTCGGGGATGAAATCGTGGTTGATCTTGCGACTGGTACCATTGAAAATCAGACGACTAATACGAAATTTCAGGCTCGCACATTCCCTCCCTTTATGCAGGATTTGATTCGTGCGGGTGGACTGATTCCTTACGTTGAAGGGAGAAAAAAGAATGCCTAA
- the leuB gene encoding 3-isopropylmalate dehydrogenase — MPNVLVLPGDGIGKEITPEAVKVLQAVLKGRATSLNFEYGLIGGAAIDEAGKALPDETLAAAKAADAILMGSVGGPKWDTLPAPERPELGGLLAIRKALSLYANIRPVKMLPMLVESSTLRSEVVENVDLVVLRELTGGLYFGEKGRGTNPKSAFDTLIYSEEEIARIVEMGFQMASKRRGKLCSVDKANVLESSRFWREITVEIAKKYPEVELTHMYVDNAAMQLVRWPSQFDVIVTENMFGDILTDLASMLMGSIGMISSASLNGSKGLYEPAHGSAPDIAGKNLANPLATILSGALMLRYSFGLEDEAQMIERAVESVLQEGYRTPDLAKPGDKVLGTLEMGNAVVEALK, encoded by the coding sequence ATGCCTAATGTATTGGTTCTTCCAGGAGACGGAATAGGAAAAGAAATTACACCAGAAGCGGTTAAAGTTTTACAAGCGGTGTTAAAAGGTCGAGCGACCAGCCTGAATTTCGAGTACGGTTTAATTGGCGGAGCCGCTATTGACGAAGCTGGTAAGGCATTACCGGACGAAACCTTGGCTGCGGCCAAGGCGGCTGATGCAATTCTGATGGGTTCTGTAGGAGGCCCCAAGTGGGATACACTTCCTGCACCAGAACGCCCAGAATTGGGAGGACTTCTCGCGATCAGAAAAGCGCTTAGCCTTTACGCAAATATTCGCCCCGTTAAAATGCTCCCTATGTTGGTGGAATCCTCTACGCTCCGTTCTGAAGTAGTGGAGAACGTCGATCTCGTCGTTTTACGTGAATTGACCGGGGGCCTCTATTTTGGCGAAAAAGGTAGAGGGACAAACCCCAAGAGTGCATTTGACACCTTGATTTATTCGGAAGAAGAAATCGCTCGCATTGTAGAAATGGGCTTTCAAATGGCTTCCAAACGGCGTGGGAAACTTTGTTCTGTGGACAAAGCCAATGTTCTAGAATCGTCCCGTTTTTGGCGCGAAATCACCGTGGAAATTGCCAAAAAATATCCCGAAGTGGAATTAACGCATATGTACGTGGATAATGCCGCCATGCAACTAGTTCGCTGGCCTTCACAATTTGATGTGATTGTCACGGAGAACATGTTTGGAGATATTCTCACAGACCTAGCATCTATGTTAATGGGCTCCATTGGCATGATTTCGTCGGCAAGCTTAAATGGGTCTAAAGGACTCTATGAGCCAGCTCATGGCTCAGCACCAGATATCGCCGGTAAGAATCTTGCTAATCCATTAGCTACGATTCTCTCCGGAGCTTTGATGCTTCGCTATTCGTTTGGATTAGAAGATGAGGCTCAAATGATCGAGCGAGCCGTGGAGAGCGTGTTACAAGAGGGATACCGAACACCTGACTTAGCAAAACCGGGTGATAAAGTACTAGGAACTCTCGAAATGGGAAATGCTGTTGTTGAAGCTCTAAAATAG
- the proC gene encoding pyrroline-5-carboxylate reductase yields MNQGIGFIGGGNMAEAIIGGLRKTDKDLQILVTNRSNHERLQHLVDKYDIKATQLQEIVDSSRVLVIAVKPKDVREVLKHLKNYNLEDKLIISVAAGITLKLFYKYLPGVAVIRVMPNTSTAVLHSMTGLVRGENVTQEQVESAERIFSAIGRILWIPEEKMNALIALSGSGPAYFYLFTESLIQAGVQLGLSEEEAEMLARETLVGAGKMLAESEKSPGKLREAVTSPNGTTYAALSVFKDDELSQTVMKAAQACARRAEDMEGEYSE; encoded by the coding sequence ATGAACCAAGGCATTGGTTTTATCGGTGGCGGAAATATGGCGGAGGCCATCATTGGTGGACTTAGGAAAACGGATAAGGATCTCCAGATTCTTGTCACAAATCGTTCGAACCATGAACGGCTTCAACACTTGGTTGATAAGTATGATATTAAGGCTACTCAGCTTCAGGAAATTGTGGATAGTTCTCGTGTTCTGGTCATTGCTGTCAAACCGAAAGATGTACGTGAAGTGCTTAAACATCTGAAGAATTATAATTTAGAGGATAAATTGATCATAAGTGTAGCAGCTGGGATTACGTTAAAGCTGTTTTATAAGTACCTTCCGGGTGTTGCTGTGATTCGGGTTATGCCGAATACTTCGACGGCAGTGCTGCATTCTATGACTGGATTGGTGCGTGGAGAAAATGTCACGCAAGAGCAGGTCGAGAGTGCGGAACGGATTTTCTCGGCGATTGGACGGATTCTGTGGATTCCGGAAGAAAAAATGAATGCGTTGATCGCCTTAAGTGGAAGCGGACCGGCTTATTTTTATCTTTTTACCGAAAGCCTTATTCAAGCAGGGGTTCAATTAGGGCTCAGTGAAGAAGAAGCCGAGATGTTAGCGCGCGAAACCCTAGTTGGGGCAGGTAAAATGTTAGCTGAAAGTGAGAAATCTCCCGGTAAATTGCGCGAAGCAGTAACTTCTCCCAATGGGACCACTTACGCAGCGTTAAGTGTCTTTAAAGACGATGAATTGTCCCAAACCGTGATGAAGGCTGCTCAAGCCTGTGCGCGGCGTGCAGAAGATATGGAAGGAGAGTATTCTGAGTGA
- the proB gene encoding glutamate 5-kinase, whose product MTALEVKRVVIKIGSSSLNHPEGGLDDQAIAEIVAVIAALKQKGVECIIVTSGAVAAGLGQLKLQVRPRDLASKQAVAAVGQGVLIERYAQNLERHGLVGAQILLSRIDLAEASRYHNAQNTLEKLLRLQVVPIINENDTVAVEELCFGDNDSLSALVAGLAHADLLIILTDVDGLYTANPKKDPSAHLIEEVAEVSAVETMASGAGTTMGTGGMVTKLRAAKIATRFGIGTLLLNFSRIRELSDLTEERGPKGTYFLPAKHRLAGRKRWIAYAGLSEGSIQVDEGAAKALVEEGKSLLAKGIIATEGTWERKEIVRITNLLGEEIARGVVELSREEVQQVKGLHSEKMLQLVTDFDGEEVVHRDNMTLMVDA is encoded by the coding sequence GTGACAGCACTTGAGGTAAAGAGAGTCGTTATAAAAATAGGAAGTAGCAGTTTGAATCATCCGGAGGGGGGGTTGGACGATCAAGCCATCGCTGAAATAGTGGCTGTCATCGCCGCTCTGAAACAGAAGGGTGTGGAGTGCATTATAGTAACCTCTGGCGCAGTAGCAGCTGGCTTGGGACAACTCAAGTTGCAAGTGCGTCCACGTGATTTAGCCAGTAAACAGGCGGTTGCAGCAGTTGGACAGGGAGTACTCATTGAAAGGTACGCTCAGAATCTTGAACGCCATGGCTTAGTAGGAGCTCAAATTCTATTGTCCCGGATTGATTTAGCGGAAGCTTCTCGCTATCATAATGCTCAAAATACACTCGAAAAATTGCTGCGTTTACAAGTAGTTCCGATCATTAACGAGAACGATACGGTGGCAGTCGAAGAACTCTGTTTTGGAGACAATGATAGCCTTTCTGCCTTGGTAGCAGGGCTAGCCCACGCAGATTTATTGATCATTCTCACGGATGTGGATGGCTTATATACGGCTAATCCTAAAAAAGATCCGTCAGCGCACCTTATAGAAGAAGTAGCTGAAGTATCGGCAGTCGAGACTATGGCGAGTGGCGCAGGAACGACCATGGGTACCGGAGGAATGGTTACGAAACTGAGAGCGGCCAAGATTGCTACTCGCTTTGGCATTGGTACCTTGCTGCTGAACTTTTCACGGATCCGAGAACTCTCCGACCTCACCGAAGAGCGAGGACCAAAAGGAACCTATTTTCTACCTGCAAAACATCGTCTAGCTGGAAGAAAACGTTGGATCGCCTATGCGGGTTTATCTGAAGGAAGTATCCAAGTTGATGAGGGTGCAGCAAAGGCCTTGGTGGAAGAAGGTAAAAGTTTATTGGCCAAAGGAATCATTGCGACAGAGGGGACATGGGAGCGAAAAGAAATTGTTCGAATCACTAATCTGTTGGGGGAGGAAATTGCCAGAGGGGTTGTGGAACTGAGCAGAGAGGAAGTGCAGCAGGTTAAGGGGTTGCATTCTGAGAAAATGCTACAACTCGTAACAGATTTTGATGGCGAAGAAGTGGTTCACCGTGATAACATGACTCTCATGGTGGATGCTTGA
- a CDS encoding glutamate-5-semialdehyde dehydrogenase yields the protein MMFHQELIEIGKKAKQAARQLAFASTESKNKALLAMAEALLDSEQEIVQANNLDVRAAEEKGIKKSLVNRLRLTSESISQISQSLREVVVLRDPVGEGEVWTRPNGLRIQQTRVPLGVVAMIYEARPNVTVDAAALCIKSGNVVILRGGSEALESNKVLARVIAKAAEESGLPQGCIQLITETNREWVQQLMRMNDYVDVIIPRGGAGLIQTVVKNATVPVIETGTGMCHAFVDREAEYEKAISIVINAKTQNPGVCNALETLLVDEVIAQDFLPRIGEELKKYHVELKGCPKTCEILPFALPATEEDWVAEHLDLVLSVKVVPHLDAALDHIYQYSTKHSETIITENYSRAQRFLREIDAAVVYVNASTRFTDGGRFGFGAEIGISTQKLHARGPMGLKELTTVKYMVYGDGQIVK from the coding sequence ATGATGTTTCATCAAGAATTGATTGAGATTGGAAAAAAGGCTAAACAAGCGGCTCGCCAGTTGGCTTTTGCCAGCACCGAGTCAAAAAACAAAGCCTTGCTAGCCATGGCTGAGGCTCTGTTAGACTCTGAACAAGAAATCGTTCAGGCTAACAATTTAGATGTTCGAGCGGCAGAGGAAAAAGGAATCAAGAAAAGCCTCGTAAATCGCCTAAGGCTGACTTCGGAGAGCATTTCGCAAATAAGCCAATCACTTAGGGAAGTCGTCGTCTTACGAGATCCTGTAGGAGAGGGAGAAGTATGGACGCGTCCCAATGGCCTTCGTATTCAACAGACACGAGTTCCTCTAGGCGTTGTTGCGATGATCTATGAAGCAAGGCCAAACGTAACGGTCGATGCGGCAGCTTTATGCATAAAGTCAGGGAATGTTGTGATCCTCAGAGGTGGATCAGAAGCCTTAGAAAGTAATAAAGTTCTGGCAAGGGTGATTGCGAAGGCTGCTGAAGAGAGCGGCTTGCCTCAAGGATGCATCCAACTAATCACGGAGACTAATCGAGAATGGGTTCAACAGTTGATGCGCATGAATGATTATGTGGATGTCATTATCCCACGAGGAGGCGCCGGGCTGATCCAAACGGTTGTAAAAAATGCTACGGTACCCGTTATTGAGACGGGGACAGGCATGTGCCATGCGTTTGTCGATCGGGAGGCAGAGTATGAAAAGGCAATTTCCATTGTAATTAATGCGAAAACACAAAATCCCGGTGTCTGTAACGCCTTGGAAACTCTTCTGGTGGATGAAGTGATTGCCCAAGATTTTCTGCCACGCATAGGGGAAGAACTAAAGAAATACCATGTTGAACTTAAAGGATGTCCAAAAACGTGTGAAATCTTGCCTTTTGCCCTACCAGCAACGGAAGAAGATTGGGTAGCCGAACATCTTGACCTTGTTTTAAGTGTTAAAGTGGTGCCTCACCTTGATGCGGCTCTCGACCACATTTACCAATATAGCACTAAGCATTCTGAAACCATCATCACTGAAAATTACTCGAGGGCTCAACGATTTTTGAGAGAAATCGATGCTGCTGTAGTTTATGTAAATGCCTCAACACGTTTCACGGATGGCGGGCGTTTCGGCTTTGGAGCTGAAATCGGCATTAGTACCCAAAAGCTACATGCCCGCGGGCCGATGGGGTTAAAAGAATTAACAACAGTAAAGTATATGGTTTACGGTGATGGACAAATCGTAAAATAG
- a CDS encoding GerMN domain-containing protein, translated as MKRLTVFLLILILTVMTIGCTKTPLQAPTDQKPPQTQTEQTTPPVQVPSTLSANESQVKIYLIALNDNVKSGKDIGTGDSLVPVERTISTSNTPLKGAFDELLALKEPYYGQSGLYNALYRSKLTLDKATITNGKAEIYLSGSFSLGGVMDNPRVENQLNETALQFSTVREVQIYLNRKTLKDALSLK; from the coding sequence ATGAAACGATTAACGGTCTTTCTTTTAATTCTTATTCTTACCGTAATGACAATCGGCTGTACTAAAACACCTCTACAAGCTCCAACTGACCAGAAGCCTCCCCAGACTCAAACGGAGCAAACGACTCCCCCTGTGCAGGTACCCTCAACACTGTCCGCAAACGAATCCCAAGTTAAAATTTATCTCATTGCTTTAAACGATAACGTAAAAAGCGGTAAGGACATTGGCACCGGAGATAGCCTTGTACCGGTTGAAAGAACTATCTCTACTTCCAATACACCTTTGAAGGGTGCCTTTGATGAGCTATTAGCTCTGAAAGAGCCATACTATGGACAATCTGGATTATATAACGCTTTATATCGTTCCAAATTAACGTTAGATAAGGCTACAATTACTAATGGAAAAGCGGAGATTTATCTCTCTGGTTCATTTTCTTTAGGCGGAGTCATGGATAATCCTAGGGTCGAAAACCAGCTTAATGAGACAGCTCTTCAATTTTCTACCGTCCGCGAGGTCCAAATCTATTTAAATCGTAAGACTCTAAAAGATGCCCTTTCACTTAAATAA
- a CDS encoding HD domain-containing phosphohydrolase, translating into MNYAKKTETKIVDQDFHRAMSIIQREESSLENSVKDWSYWDDTFHFLNGTNSHYVDVNLQDNTFTSLNLNYMGFFDLKGDTLFAKTYGIDAAKESSFKDELLQSLQKGENYKSLMSSPTPITGLLMISGKPILISISPVTTSDKNSPNDGVIVFCKLIDQKLLNYLKEVLKQDIEFKTLQDPVVYDVLNQDNLRLSFDDTNLYIKTTTDSIKSYAPVNNVYHNSKIIMVLNAGRPMYLDGLAIINYASVIFIATFLIITSLSLLVLEFLVFRRIEKLDEFVKSFRNKKKMTEMISLPGKDEISNLATSANNMLKEIDSYYEEIKLNEERFKLIMEAINDGYYDIDLLLHKFYVNPDWLRYLGFENREGYLDYDQVFNIIHLEDRDQYLAALNDCLNGKVEKLIVEYRAQRKSGEWLWLQVRGKIVEYDNLKNPKRLIGTISDITQRKNYEAENLYLSQTDVVTTLKNRTFVEARLEKADKCLLCQSWIIMGDVNGLKLINDTFGHQEGDRLLRAIGEILRKCCSSDDSPARWGGDEFIILINDNNADYVDNLIWDIKRECSNMTGYQTPISISWGRAKKDELHTDMKAVIKLAEERMYRTKLLEGRSAKSSILSSLEQSLHEKHIETEEHTRRIAQLCVQIGMRMGLTQDELDEVALLGLLHDIGKIGIPEAILLKPVKLTTDEWEIMKTHSEIGYRIAVSTPELAHVADEILSHHERYDGTGYPQGLAGKEIPKLSRLLAIVDSYDVMTHARHYKEAMSVESAVQEVQSCSGKQFDPEMVEQFLTILCEDASSQTAK; encoded by the coding sequence ATGAATTATGCAAAAAAAACAGAAACTAAAATTGTTGATCAAGACTTTCACCGTGCAATGTCAATTATACAGCGAGAAGAATCTTCCTTAGAAAATTCCGTGAAGGACTGGAGTTATTGGGATGATACTTTCCACTTTCTAAACGGCACTAATAGTCACTATGTTGATGTTAACCTTCAAGATAATACCTTTACTTCCTTAAACCTTAATTACATGGGCTTTTTTGATCTTAAAGGGGATACACTGTTTGCAAAAACCTATGGAATCGATGCCGCAAAAGAGAGTTCATTTAAAGATGAGTTACTTCAGAGTTTACAAAAGGGAGAAAACTATAAAAGTCTAATGTCTAGCCCTACTCCTATTACGGGATTATTGATGATTTCTGGAAAGCCCATACTTATTTCCATATCGCCCGTGACGACGTCCGACAAAAATTCTCCTAATGATGGAGTTATTGTCTTTTGCAAGTTAATTGATCAAAAATTATTGAATTATCTTAAAGAGGTCTTGAAACAGGACATCGAATTTAAAACTCTACAAGATCCTGTAGTTTATGACGTTTTGAATCAGGATAATTTAAGATTGTCCTTTGATGACACTAACTTGTATATCAAGACGACAACAGATTCTATAAAAAGTTATGCACCTGTTAATAATGTCTACCATAATTCTAAGATAATTATGGTTCTTAATGCCGGAAGACCCATGTATCTCGATGGATTGGCTATCATCAATTACGCTAGTGTTATATTTATAGCAACATTTCTAATTATCACTAGCCTCAGCTTATTAGTCTTAGAGTTTTTAGTATTCCGGCGAATTGAAAAGCTTGACGAATTTGTGAAATCGTTCAGAAACAAGAAGAAGATGACTGAAATGATCTCTTTGCCGGGAAAAGATGAAATCTCAAATCTTGCTACGAGTGCAAATAACATGTTGAAAGAGATTGATAGCTATTATGAAGAAATAAAACTTAATGAAGAACGCTTTAAATTGATCATGGAAGCGATTAACGATGGCTATTATGATATAGACCTATTGCTACATAAATTCTATGTTAACCCTGACTGGCTCAGATATTTAGGATTCGAGAACCGCGAAGGTTATCTAGATTATGATCAAGTCTTCAACATAATTCATCTGGAGGATAGAGACCAATATCTAGCTGCTTTGAATGATTGCTTGAACGGCAAAGTTGAGAAATTAATCGTGGAATACAGGGCACAGAGGAAGTCCGGAGAATGGTTGTGGCTTCAGGTTCGAGGGAAGATCGTCGAGTATGATAATTTGAAGAACCCCAAGCGGTTAATCGGTACTATCTCGGATATTACACAACGCAAAAACTATGAGGCCGAAAACCTTTATTTGAGCCAGACGGATGTGGTCACTACGCTAAAGAACCGAACTTTTGTTGAAGCCCGGTTGGAAAAAGCTGATAAATGTCTATTATGTCAAAGTTGGATCATCATGGGGGATGTTAATGGCTTGAAACTTATCAATGACACGTTTGGGCACCAAGAAGGGGATCGACTCTTGCGTGCGATCGGAGAAATTCTCAGGAAATGCTGTTCATCGGATGATAGCCCTGCTCGGTGGGGTGGAGATGAATTCATTATTCTGATCAACGACAACAATGCCGACTATGTTGATAACTTGATATGGGACATAAAGAGAGAGTGTAGTAATATGACGGGATATCAGACCCCAATCAGTATATCGTGGGGACGCGCTAAGAAAGATGAACTGCATACAGATATGAAAGCTGTTATTAAGCTGGCTGAAGAAAGGATGTACCGCACTAAGCTTCTAGAAGGCCGAAGCGCGAAAAGTTCAATATTGAGTTCTCTTGAGCAATCCCTCCATGAAAAGCATATCGAAACCGAAGAACACACCAGGAGAATCGCACAACTATGTGTACAGATAGGTATGAGAATGGGCCTAACACAGGACGAACTTGATGAAGTGGCTCTCCTAGGCCTTCTTCATGATATTGGGAAAATCGGAATACCCGAAGCCATCTTACTTAAGCCTGTTAAACTAACCACGGATGAATGGGAAATTATGAAAACCCATTCTGAAATAGGATACCGTATCGCAGTGTCGACACCGGAATTAGCTCACGTTGCCGATGAAATCCTGTCCCACCACGAACGATATGATGGCACTGGTTATCCGCAGGGTCTGGCAGGTAAAGAAATTCCAAAGTTGTCCCGACTGCTGGCAATTGTCGATTCATATGATGTTATGACCCACGCTAGACACTACAAAGAGGCTATGAGCGTAGAAAGTGCTGTTCAGGAAGTACAAAGCTGTTCCGGAAAACAGTTCGATCCCGAAATGGTAGAACAATTTTTAACTATTTTGTGTGAAGATGCATCCTCGCAAACGGCGAAATAA